Sequence from the Corallococcus soli genome:
GATTGGGCGCTCCTACAAGGGACGAGCGCAAGCGGCCGAAATCGGCGCTTCCGGCAGCGTCAGCCGAACAGGCCGAGCTGTAGCTCGTGGGGGCGCGGCTGGGCAAGATGCTCTCCGAGTACGATGGGCTGCGCATCGACCATCCCCACGGCCTCGTGTGCCCGTGGGTGTACCGCGCGGGCCAGGCGGATCCGCTGCGCGCCGTGCAGGGCGGGGCGCGCCTCTTCTCCTCGCCGGACCTGCCGGACCACCCGGAGCTGGCCCGCTACGCCATCGTCGCCCCGGAGCAGCTGGACCGCGCGCGGGCGCGCCACGCGGATGGCTGGGTGAAGTCGCTGACGCCCGAACAGGTGGGCCGCTACGCGCGCCTCTTCGACACCGTGGTGCGCGCGGCCCGGGAGCGGGGACGTGCCCGCGAGGACGTGCTGTGCGAGGTGCTGAGCACGCTGCCCTTCGAGCTGTCCCAGGTGATGGCGCGCGACGGGCTGGGCCGCTTCCGCGTCACGCAGAAGGCGGACCTGGACAACCCGGCGGACGTGTACCGCAGCGAGAACGCGTCCCCCCGAGGACTGGATCATGGTGGGCAACCACGACACGAAGTCGCTCTGGCGGCTCGTGGGTGAGTGGCAGTGGAAGCACCTGCTGCGCGCCCAGGCGGACTACCTCGCGCAGCGGCTGCACCCGGAGGCGGAGGGCCGTGAGGACTTCGCGCGCCAGCTCGCGCATGAGCCGGGGCTGCTCGCGCAGGCGAAGTTCGCGGACCTCTTCACCAGCCGCGCCCGCAGCGTGATGGTGTTCTTCACGGACCTGCTGGGCATGCCGGACACGTACAACGCCCCGGGCTCCGTGGACGCTCGCAACTGGTCGCTGCGCCTTCCCCATGACTGGGACTGGCAATACCAGCAGCGCCTGCGCGCGGGCGCGGCCCTCAACCTGCCCCAGGTGCTCGCCATGGCCTTGCGCGCGGGGGGGACCGAAGCGCGGAGCCTCCACGCGGACCTCCTCGTCCGCCTGGACCGCGCCGCCGCCCGGCTCCGGTGCGGCGCGGAGTCGCCGCGGGGCGAAGCGTGACGGGAGCCTCCTCGTCAGGGGGATAGTGGAAAACCACTATCATCCACCGCTGTGGCGTCTTGCCTTGAGTCCCGCGCGCCCATTCCGCCCCGGGTCCAACAGGACGTCTGTCATCAGGGACCCCAACCCCAGGCACCAAGACCCACGTCAGGGCTGCTCGACTTCACGCCCGAAGAAGTTGAGAGAGTTTGGGTTTTGAATTCTCGCCTTGAAATCCTGGTTGGAGGGGTTAACAGGGATAAGCCTGTTGAGGTGAGGATTGAGGCGGGGGCCGTGTGTCGAGTCATCGTGAGTGGAGCTTCGGAGGGCATCACGCGCACTTCGAAGAGCCAGACCTGTTGGTGATGAAGTTCAATGGTCCCTCCAAGGTGGAGGACTGCCGGAAGCTGTTGGAGGTGTGCGAGGAGGTGGCGGCGGAGCAGCCGGTCTTCCTCATCTCCGACGTGTCGAACTCGCTCATCGACAAGGAGGCGCGCGAGCTGCTGGTGGAGCACTCGAAGGCGGAGTGGTTCCGGGGCCACATCTACGTCGGCACGGGCCCGCGACAGCTTGCGGGGGCCAAGGCGCTGATGCTGGCGCTGTACTTCACCGGCAGGTGGATGGTGGACGTGGACTTCGCGGACTCGGAGCGTGACGCGCGCGACCTCGTCGCGAGGAAGCGCGCGCAGCCACCGAGGCACTAAGTGCCCATCGCCTCAGTGCTGGACGTCCAGCACGAGGCGGGTGGGGTCGCGCAGCTCCAGCACGCGGAACGGGGCGCGGCGCGTGGTGCCCAGCACCCAGGTCACCTCGCCCTCGAAGGCGCACAGGCGCGCCAGCTCCAGCACCGACGGCAGCGCGGGCTTGAACGTGCGCTGCGCCACCGTGGCCTGGCCCTGCTCGTTGTGCAGCTGCGCGAGGGTGAAGCGCACCTGGAGCGCGGCCTTGCCCGGCACCGGCACGTCATCCCCCGAGCCGCAGTCCTGCACCGGCGTCTTCACGTACGACACCTGATAGCCCGGCAGGCGGGGGCCTTCGAACTCGAACACCGTGCGGTCGTAGCCCGCGTGCGTGCCCGTGCGCACCGAGCGCATCGTGATGGAGGGCGGCTCGCCGCGCTTCTTCTCCGCGGGCTCCAGCGTCCACGCGCTGTCCGCGGCCACCGCGCTGCCGGCGTCCGTCGTGGCGGTGGCCGTGGTGCTGCCCGTGCCCTGCGCGGTGCCTGCGCTGCCTGCGCCCGTCGCGGTGCCCGCGCTGCCTGCGCCTTGCGTGGTGCCCGTGCCCTGCGCGGTGCCCGTGCTGCCCGTCCCCTGCGCGGGCGCCGAGTCCACGACCTTCTGTGCCGGCGGCGTGGCAGCGGCGCCTGCCCGGGGCACGGTGTTGGTGGGCGCGGGCACGGCCGGGACGTCCATGGGCACCGTCGGCGGCTCCAGCTGCTTCTCGCAGCCCGCCCCCAGCAGCCCGCCCAGCATCCCCAACGCGCACAACCCCTGTCGCAGACGCATCCTGTTCCTCCGGCCTTCCAGTTGAACCGCGTCCCACCGGGACTTCCGTTTCCTCGCACAAGGTGCGCGCCCGAGTCACGGAAGATGCTCCGCCCTCCCCGCGCCAGCGACGGTTCCCCGACAGGCGCGGGCCCGGAGGTGGCTCGCCGCGCCGTTCCCCCTCCACCCGGACGGGCCGCGCCGGAAGTGGGCCCCACGCCCGGGCGGGTTGCGTATAGGGTCCGCCCGGCCGCGTCCCGGGCCACCCCTTCGAGCCCCCTCACTGGAGACCTGCGCCGCATGGCCCTCGACCTGACCTCCCTCCCGCGTCCCTCGCGCGACGACACCACCGTGGGCACCATGGTGCGTGGACTCGTGGGCAGCGAAATCCTCCGCATCGCCGCGGAGATCCGCGAACTCGTCGCCAGGGGCACCCCGGTCTGCAACCTCACCGTGGGTGACTTCAGCCCGAAGGAGTTCCCCATCCCCACCGGCCTGCGCGACCAGATTGGCGCCGCGCTCCAGGCCGGAGAGACGAACTACCCGCCCTCGGACGGCGTGCTGGAGCTGCGCCAGGCCGTGCAGCGCTTCTACGAGCGCTCCCTGGGGCTGAAGTACCCGCTGGAGGGCATCCTCATCGCGGGCGGCGCTCGGCCCATCATCTACGCTGCCTACCGCGCGGTGTTGGATCCAGGGGACGTCGTCGTCTACCCGGTGCCGTCGTGGAACAACAACCACTACGCGCACATGCTGGGCGCCAGGAGCGTGGTGGTGACCACCGACGCGGCCTCCGGCTTCATGCCCACGCTGGCGCAGCTGGAGCCGCACCTGTCCACCGCGCGCCTGCTCTGTCTGTGCAGCCCGCTCAACCCCACCGGCACCATGGTGGACCCCGAAGCGCTGCGCGCCATCTGCGAGCGCATCGTCCAGGAGAACCGCGCGCGCGAGGGCCGGGGCCAGAAGCCGCTCATCCTGATGTACGACCACATCTACTGGGTGCTCAGCTTCGGCGGCACGAAGCACGTCACGCCCGTGGAGCTGGTGCCGGAGATGGCGCCCTACACCGTGTTCGTGGACGGCATCAGCAAGGCGTTCGCCGCCACCGGCGTGCGCGTGGGCTGGGGCGTGGGCGCGCCCACCCTCATCTCCCGCATGCGCGACGTGCTGGGCCACGTGGGCGCCTGGGCCCCCAAGGCCGAACAGGTCGCCACCGCCCGCTACCTGGACGACACCCAGGCCACCGAAGCCTTCCTGACGGCCATGCGCTCCAGCGTGGAGGCGCGCCTGGAGGCCCTCCACCGGGGCTTCGCGCGCATGAAGGACGCGGGCCTGCCGGTGCGCGCCATCGCGCCGCAGGGCGCCATCTACCTGTCCGTCCAGTTCGACCTGGTGGGCAGGGACGGCCTCACCACGAATGACGCCATCCGCAAGCGCCTGCTGGAGAAGGCCCGCTTCGCCATGGTGCCCTTCCAGGCCTTCGGCCTCAAGGAGGACACCGGCTGGTTCCGCCTCTCCGTGGGCGCCACCTCCGTGGCCGAAATCGAGGACGCCCTGCCCCGCGTGGAGGCCACCGTGCGCGAAATCCTCGCCGGGCAATAGCGACTTTCCTCCCCAGAAGGGCAGGTTGGGAATAGCCTGCCAGAACCGCCGTTGAGGGCGCCGCCATCATGCTCAAGCGCTTCGTGGACGTCCGGGACGAGGAGGTGGGGGCGGTCCTCGGCTCGTTCATCTACTTCTTCACGCTGATGTGCGGCTACGCCATCCTGCGCCCCATCCGCAACGAGATGGGCACGGCGGGGGACGTGAAGCACCTGCCCTGGCTCTTCACGGTGACGTTCGGCGTGATGCTGCTGGCGGTGCCGGCCTTCTCCATGCTGGTGGCGCGCTACCCCCGGCGCGTCGTCGTGCCGCGCGTCTACCGCTTCTTCCTCGTCAACCTGCTGGTCTTCTTCGTGCTGCTGAAGTTCGGCGTGGCGAAGGAGGGGGTGGCGCGGGCCTTCTTCGTCTGGCTGAGCGTCTACAACCTGTTCGTCGTCTCCATCTTCTGGAGCTTCATGGCGGACGTGTTCGCCAGCGACCAGGGCAAGCGGCTCTTCGGCTTCATCGCCGCGGGCGGCACGACGGGGATGATCGTCGGCCCGTTCCTGGTGGGACGGCTGGCGGAGGGCGTGGGCCCGGTGAACCTCATCCTCCTGTCCGCGGTGATGCTGGAGGTGAGCGCGCAGTGCGTGCGCCGCCTGGGCCGCTGGGCGCGGGACGTGCAGCACCAGCCCGCCACGCGTGAAGGGCCCGTGGGCGGCGGGATGCTCGCGGGGCTGCGGCTCCTGGTGCGCTCGCCGTTCCTGCTGGCGCTGGGGCTCCAGGTGCTGCTGTACGCGGCCACCTCCACGTTCCTGTACTACCAGGAGGTGCAGCTGGTGGCGGGGATGGCGAAGGACGCGGCGGCGCGCACGGCGGCCTTCGCGGACATCGACTTCTGGGTGCAGGTGCTGACGCTGGGCCTTCAGACGCTCGTCACCGGACGCGTGATTTCCCGTCTGGGATTGGGCGTGGCCATGGCGGTGCCGCCGGTCATCACCATGCTGGGCTTTGGCGTGCTCGCGTTCGCGCCGGTGCTCGCGGTGCTCATCGGCGTGAAGTCGCTCCGGGGCGCCAGCCACTACGCGCTGGAGCGCCCGTCGCGCGAAATCCTCTTCACCACCGTGGACCGCGAGGCCCGCTACAAGTCGAAGAGCTTCATCGACACGGTGGTCTACCGCGGCAGCGACACGGTGAGCTCCTGGCTGCAGGGCG
This genomic interval carries:
- a CDS encoding AMIN-like domain-containing (lipo)protein; its protein translation is MRLRQGLCALGMLGGLLGAGCEKQLEPPTVPMDVPAVPAPTNTVPRAGAAATPPAQKVVDSAPAQGTGSTGTAQGTGTTQGAGSAGTATGAGSAGTAQGTGSTTATATTDAGSAVAADSAWTLEPAEKKRGEPPSITMRSVRTGTHAGYDRTVFEFEGPRLPGYQVSYVKTPVQDCGSGDDVPVPGKAALQVRFTLAQLHNEQGQATVAQRTFKPALPSVLELARLCAFEGEVTWVLGTTRRAPFRVLELRDPTRLVLDVQH
- a CDS encoding pyridoxal phosphate-dependent aminotransferase codes for the protein MALDLTSLPRPSRDDTTVGTMVRGLVGSEILRIAAEIRELVARGTPVCNLTVGDFSPKEFPIPTGLRDQIGAALQAGETNYPPSDGVLELRQAVQRFYERSLGLKYPLEGILIAGGARPIIYAAYRAVLDPGDVVVYPVPSWNNNHYAHMLGARSVVVTTDAASGFMPTLAQLEPHLSTARLLCLCSPLNPTGTMVDPEALRAICERIVQENRAREGRGQKPLILMYDHIYWVLSFGGTKHVTPVELVPEMAPYTVFVDGISKAFAATGVRVGWGVGAPTLISRMRDVLGHVGAWAPKAEQVATARYLDDTQATEAFLTAMRSSVEARLEALHRGFARMKDAGLPVRAIAPQGAIYLSVQFDLVGRDGLTTNDAIRKRLLEKARFAMVPFQAFGLKEDTGWFRLSVGATSVAEIEDALPRVEATVREILAGQ
- a CDS encoding NTP/NDP exchange transporter, which produces MLKRFVDVRDEEVGAVLGSFIYFFTLMCGYAILRPIRNEMGTAGDVKHLPWLFTVTFGVMLLAVPAFSMLVARYPRRVVVPRVYRFFLVNLLVFFVLLKFGVAKEGVARAFFVWLSVYNLFVVSIFWSFMADVFASDQGKRLFGFIAAGGTTGMIVGPFLVGRLAEGVGPVNLILLSAVMLEVSAQCVRRLGRWARDVQHQPATREGPVGGGMLAGLRLLVRSPFLLALGLQVLLYAATSTFLYYQEVQLVAGMAKDAAARTAAFADIDFWVQVLTLGLQTLVTGRVISRLGLGVAMAVPPVITMLGFGVLAFAPVLAVLIGVKSLRGASHYALERPSREILFTTVDREARYKSKSFIDTVVYRGSDTVSSWLQGGLTAMGMGMTGLSLVAVPMAALWLAVSLYLARQQRTRTPEAVPQTTLPGGTTA